In the Ensifer adhaerens genome, one interval contains:
- a CDS encoding aliphatic sulfonate ABC transporter substrate-binding protein, whose protein sequence is MTSNPLRRTLLKLAIALSLLPVTGAAPALADEAKPEVIRIGSTAPGHLKFILYRNKKLLEDEFAKDGIKIELTTFDGGSAATVALGSGAIDFTYIGNNPSLRLAATGADVKLIGLSSWNRSNETQIVVKPESAIQKIEDLKGKKVAYLSGTVRHSTFAKALKAAGLSLADIESLNLGIESSGPALARGDVDAIVESTGPVQTLVEKGGARVIFDAGVSGSPDWAVPHLLSVNGEFARKHPEIVTRLLAIDIETARWADANPEETTAVFVKETGSSDKAVRATYPDGKFFQDPEITDAALKALQGEEAFMAEAGLLKGKVNYETWIDRSFYEAALKKVAASN, encoded by the coding sequence ATGACATCCAATCCGCTCCGCCGGACGCTCCTGAAACTGGCGATCGCACTCTCGCTCCTGCCGGTCACCGGTGCCGCGCCGGCCCTCGCCGACGAGGCGAAGCCTGAGGTCATCCGCATCGGCTCCACCGCACCGGGCCACCTGAAGTTCATCCTCTACCGGAACAAGAAGCTGCTGGAGGACGAGTTTGCCAAGGATGGCATCAAGATCGAGCTGACGACATTCGATGGCGGTTCGGCTGCCACCGTTGCGCTCGGTTCAGGGGCGATCGACTTCACCTATATCGGCAACAACCCGTCGCTTCGCCTTGCCGCGACCGGCGCCGACGTGAAGCTGATCGGCCTTTCGAGCTGGAACCGCTCGAACGAGACGCAGATCGTCGTCAAGCCGGAGTCCGCGATCCAGAAGATCGAGGACCTGAAGGGCAAGAAGGTCGCTTATCTCTCTGGTACGGTGCGTCACTCGACCTTCGCCAAGGCACTGAAAGCCGCAGGTCTTTCCCTCGCGGATATAGAAAGCCTGAACCTCGGTATCGAAAGTTCCGGCCCGGCGCTGGCCCGTGGTGACGTCGACGCCATCGTGGAAAGCACCGGCCCGGTCCAGACGCTTGTTGAAAAAGGCGGAGCGCGAGTGATCTTCGACGCCGGCGTGTCGGGCAGCCCCGATTGGGCGGTTCCACATCTCCTCAGTGTCAACGGTGAATTCGCCCGCAAGCATCCCGAAATCGTGACGCGTCTGCTGGCTATCGATATCGAGACTGCCCGGTGGGCCGACGCCAACCCGGAGGAGACGACCGCGGTCTTTGTCAAGGAGACGGGCAGTAGTGACAAGGCAGTCCGCGCCACCTACCCGGATGGAAAATTCTTCCAGGACCCGGAAATCACAGACGCGGCGCTGAAGGCGCTTCAGGGTGAGGAGGCCTTCATGGCTGAGGCCGGACTGCTGAAGGGCAAGGTCAACTATGAGACCTGGATTGACCGCTCCTTCTACGAGGCGGCTCTAAAAAAGGTTGCTGCCAGCAACTGA
- a CDS encoding ABC transporter permease: MSLIADRNLPLRNTFSSRRKRAAEKAPTVLGETFSTITLGLPALVAFALLWEIAPRAGWINALFFPPLSQVLSVLWEMIVSGQLADHIGISLQRAAIGFSLAVVVAVPLGFLMGRYPLFEKASDFLVQTLRNTSQFALLPVFILLLGIGEASKIAITFYAAVFFLLINTIVGVKSVDPLLVKAARSMGTSDWDLFKKVILPSAVPSIVAGARLGVKTSLFSVIAAEMLAAQSGIGYLIQNSSLMLETDRMYAGILTLTIIGLLLNYLLVAGERRATRWRGNAESGPN, from the coding sequence ATGAGTCTGATCGCCGACCGCAACCTGCCGCTCCGCAACACTTTTTCATCGCGCCGAAAGCGCGCGGCCGAGAAAGCGCCGACAGTCCTCGGTGAAACCTTTTCAACCATCACGTTGGGTCTGCCCGCACTCGTCGCCTTCGCTCTCCTCTGGGAGATCGCACCGCGTGCCGGCTGGATCAACGCGCTGTTCTTCCCGCCTCTGAGCCAGGTGCTCTCGGTGCTGTGGGAAATGATCGTCTCCGGTCAGCTCGCGGACCATATTGGCATCAGCCTTCAGCGCGCCGCGATCGGATTTTCGCTTGCGGTCGTCGTCGCCGTGCCGCTCGGCTTTCTGATGGGCCGCTATCCGCTCTTCGAAAAGGCGTCAGACTTTTTGGTCCAGACCCTGCGCAATACCTCGCAATTCGCCCTGTTGCCGGTCTTCATCCTGCTGCTTGGCATCGGCGAGGCGTCGAAGATCGCCATCACCTTCTACGCGGCCGTCTTCTTCCTGCTGATCAACACCATCGTCGGCGTGAAGTCGGTGGATCCGCTGCTGGTGAAGGCGGCCCGTTCCATGGGGACATCGGACTGGGACCTCTTCAAGAAGGTCATTCTGCCCTCGGCCGTTCCCTCGATCGTCGCGGGCGCTCGGCTTGGCGTGAAGACCTCGCTCTTCTCCGTCATCGCGGCGGAGATGCTCGCGGCCCAATCCGGCATCGGTTACCTCATCCAGAACTCTTCGCTGATGCTGGAAACGGACCGGATGTATGCCGGCATCCTGACGCTGACGATCATCGGCCTTCTCCTGAACTACCTGCTCGTCGCCGGGGAACGGCGCGCCACCCGTTGGCGTGGCAACGCTGAAAGCGGACCGAACTGA
- a CDS encoding ABC transporter ATP-binding protein, protein MERIAVSALRKTFTLKQGQTVTVDGVASNRIAVLDGVDLTIKRGEFITLVGPSGSGKSVLLDVIAGLTEATSGVARIDGIEVSKPHARTAYVFQQYALFPWRTALQNIEYALEVRGVPAAERREKARHFLHLFGLKGFEDRFPSQLSGGMQQRVAIARALSTDPQVLLMDEPFAALDAQTRDILQSELLRIWEQIKTTVVFVTHSIDEAIYLADRVVVMTARPASVKEIVEIDLPRPRDLDIRNSAAFNTYRGRVWESLRDEVVKAQRDWALASNYAN, encoded by the coding sequence ATGGAACGCATAGCCGTCAGCGCGCTGCGCAAGACCTTTACGCTCAAACAGGGCCAGACCGTAACGGTCGACGGCGTCGCCTCCAACCGCATTGCGGTACTGGATGGCGTCGATCTGACCATCAAACGCGGCGAATTCATCACCCTCGTCGGGCCGTCCGGCAGCGGCAAGTCGGTGCTGCTCGACGTCATCGCCGGATTGACCGAAGCGACCTCCGGCGTCGCCCGCATCGACGGCATCGAGGTCTCCAAGCCGCACGCCCGCACCGCCTATGTCTTCCAGCAATATGCGCTCTTCCCCTGGCGAACGGCGCTGCAGAACATCGAATATGCGCTGGAGGTGCGCGGTGTGCCGGCGGCGGAGCGCCGCGAGAAGGCACGTCATTTCCTGCATCTCTTTGGCCTCAAGGGCTTCGAAGACCGCTTCCCTTCGCAACTTTCCGGCGGCATGCAACAGCGTGTGGCAATCGCCCGAGCGCTCTCCACCGATCCGCAGGTGCTGCTGATGGACGAGCCCTTCGCGGCGCTTGACGCCCAGACGCGCGACATCCTGCAAAGCGAACTGTTGCGCATTTGGGAGCAGATCAAGACGACCGTCGTCTTTGTCACCCATTCGATCGACGAGGCGATCTACCTCGCCGACCGTGTGGTCGTCATGACCGCGCGCCCGGCGAGCGTCAAGGAAATCGTCGAGATCGACCTGCCGCGCCCGCGCGACCTCGATATCCGCAACAGCGCCGCCTTCAATACCTATCGCGGCCGCGTCTGGGAAAGCCTGCGTGACGAGGTCGTCAAGGCCCAGCGCGATTGGGCGCTCGCGTCCAACTATGCCAACTAA
- a CDS encoding 4Fe-4S dicluster domain-containing protein, protein MIEVISADRCIRCDICERVCPAFVFDRDETGLPVIARQDDCQTCFLCEIYCPTDALYVAEAAHGPVGIAEAKVLERDLFGAYARSLGWNRGRAGGAQDDPTRHIRVAQV, encoded by the coding sequence ATGATCGAAGTCATCTCCGCCGACCGCTGCATCCGCTGCGACATCTGCGAACGGGTCTGCCCTGCCTTCGTCTTCGATCGCGACGAAACGGGCCTGCCGGTGATTGCCCGGCAAGACGACTGCCAGACCTGTTTCCTCTGCGAAATCTACTGTCCGACGGATGCACTCTACGTCGCCGAGGCGGCGCACGGACCGGTCGGCATTGCGGAGGCCAAGGTGCTGGAACGCGATCTTTTTGGCGCCTACGCCCGCTCGCTCGGCTGGAACCGCGGCCGCGCCGGCGGCGCGCAAGATGATCCGACCCGTCACATCCGCGTGGCGCAGGTTTGA
- a CDS encoding FAD-binding protein: MASRRKEPPTEEGRHIETDVLVVGGGPAAAWAALSAAESGARVVLADKGYHGTSGATAPSNTGTWCVPPGEGRAASVEQRFKRTAGLADRRWMLRAADRAYENLLKLVEWGYPFPSEEDGGLYIANLRGPDYMRFMRQRVQQAGVTILDHHPILELLGDEHHVGGAAGLARRNGASFSVSAGAVVLATGGCAFFERILGGTGLTGDGYLFAAEAGASLSGMEFTGKYTLAPHGSSLNKGLPFRWATFYRENGEVLRDARGEPVTNGIGGGERQVAEALLSGPVYARLDLAEPAMQDWLRRGQPNCFQPYDRMGINPFEQLFRVELKYEGTVRGTGGIRIVSSDCGTGIAGLYAAGDAASRENVTGGISGGGAINASWAIASGWWAGHGAAGHARSRKHRDIARLRPLGATGLRGAGQREDVSLAAAARTVHDEIVPLDRSYWRKAAALETSRRILEGVWAGLNQAKPAVGIDRLRAREVASVTASARWTVAAALLRTESRGVHRRSDFPTEDDGQASRIVVSGLDRVRAVREDLVLETAREG; this comes from the coding sequence ATGGCATCGCGTCGCAAGGAACCGCCCACCGAAGAGGGGCGACACATAGAAACGGACGTGCTGGTCGTCGGCGGCGGTCCTGCGGCCGCCTGGGCCGCGCTTTCGGCCGCCGAGAGCGGCGCGCGCGTCGTATTGGCGGACAAAGGCTATCATGGCACCAGCGGCGCAACCGCTCCGTCCAATACGGGGACCTGGTGCGTGCCACCGGGAGAGGGGCGGGCGGCCTCGGTCGAACAGCGCTTCAAGCGCACGGCCGGCCTTGCCGATCGCCGCTGGATGTTGCGAGCGGCGGACCGAGCCTATGAAAACCTCCTGAAGCTCGTCGAATGGGGGTATCCCTTTCCGAGCGAAGAGGATGGCGGCCTCTACATCGCCAACTTGCGGGGCCCGGACTACATGCGGTTCATGCGCCAGCGCGTGCAGCAGGCCGGCGTCACCATCCTCGACCACCATCCGATCCTGGAACTGCTCGGCGACGAGCATCATGTCGGCGGGGCGGCTGGGCTCGCGCGCCGCAATGGTGCAAGCTTTTCCGTTTCGGCCGGCGCAGTCGTGCTCGCCACAGGCGGCTGCGCCTTCTTCGAACGCATCCTTGGCGGAACAGGCCTCACCGGTGACGGCTATCTCTTCGCCGCGGAGGCCGGCGCCTCCCTTTCCGGCATGGAGTTCACGGGCAAATACACGCTCGCACCGCACGGTTCCTCGCTGAACAAGGGGCTGCCCTTCCGTTGGGCGACCTTCTACCGGGAGAACGGCGAAGTGCTGCGCGACGCGCGCGGCGAGCCGGTGACAAACGGTATCGGCGGCGGCGAGCGGCAAGTGGCCGAGGCGCTGCTGTCCGGCCCGGTCTACGCCCGGCTCGATCTCGCCGAACCCGCCATGCAGGACTGGCTGCGTCGTGGCCAACCGAACTGTTTCCAGCCCTACGACCGCATGGGGATCAACCCGTTCGAGCAGCTGTTTAGGGTCGAGCTCAAATACGAGGGCACGGTGCGTGGCACAGGCGGTATCCGCATCGTCTCCTCCGATTGTGGCACCGGCATTGCCGGGCTTTACGCTGCCGGTGACGCCGCGAGCCGCGAAAACGTGACAGGCGGGATTTCCGGCGGCGGCGCCATCAACGCCTCCTGGGCGATCGCCAGCGGCTGGTGGGCCGGTCATGGCGCTGCCGGCCACGCACGCAGCAGAAAGCACCGTGATATCGCGCGCTTGCGGCCGCTTGGTGCAACGGGTTTGCGCGGCGCGGGACAGCGCGAGGACGTCAGTCTTGCCGCGGCCGCCCGCACCGTGCACGACGAGATCGTGCCGCTCGACAGGAGCTATTGGCGCAAGGCCGCTGCGCTGGAGACGAGCCGCCGCATTCTGGAAGGCGTGTGGGCCGGCCTCAACCAGGCGAAGCCCGCGGTCGGCATCGATCGTCTTCGCGCACGCGAGGTGGCGTCGGTTACGGCGAGCGCCCGTTGGACGGTCGCGGCTGCGCTCTTGCGCACGGAAAGTCGAGGTGTGCATCGCCGGAGCGACTTTCCGACCGAAGACGACGGGCAGGCAAGCCGCATCGTCGTCTCCGGCCTCGATCGGGTGAGGGCCGTGCGTGAAGATCTCGTGCTTGAAACGGCCAGGGAGGGTTGA
- a CDS encoding thioredoxin family protein, whose protein sequence is MPKTESNPITLGTSAPDFILPDADGNLFTLAEFKDSPALLVAFISNRCPFVALIREALAQFARDRAGQGLAVVAINSNDAEAHPEETLERIGIEAKTYGYGFPYLKDSSQRVAKAYGAACTPDFFLYDRDRKLAYHGQFDDARPGNGKDVTGTDLRAAVEAVLKGEVVGADQVPSIGCNIKWTAGNEPSWFSTAA, encoded by the coding sequence ATGCCCAAAACCGAATCCAATCCCATCACGCTCGGAACCAGCGCCCCGGACTTTATCTTGCCCGATGCCGACGGGAACCTGTTCACGCTGGCCGAGTTCAAGGACAGCCCGGCGCTGCTCGTCGCCTTCATCTCCAACCGATGCCCCTTCGTGGCGTTGATCCGTGAAGCGCTGGCGCAATTTGCACGCGACCGTGCCGGGCAGGGGCTTGCGGTCGTCGCCATCAACAGCAACGACGCCGAAGCGCATCCGGAAGAGACACTGGAACGTATCGGCATTGAGGCGAAGACCTACGGATACGGCTTCCCCTATCTGAAGGACTCTTCGCAGCGTGTCGCCAAGGCTTATGGTGCGGCCTGCACGCCGGATTTCTTCCTCTATGACCGTGATCGCAAGCTTGCCTATCACGGCCAGTTCGACGACGCCCGGCCCGGCAACGGCAAGGATGTGACGGGCACGGATCTGCGCGCGGCCGTCGAGGCGGTACTGAAGGGTGAGGTGGTCGGCGCAGATCAGGTTCCCTCGATCGGCTGCAACATCAAGTGGACAGCCGGCAACGAACCGTCCTGGTTCTCGACCGCCGCCTGA
- a CDS encoding sn-glycerol-3-phosphate import ATP-binding protein UgpC — protein MAEITLKDVRKSYGPVDAIKGVSLDILDGEFVVLVGPSGCGKSTLLRMIAGLESITGGDILIGGRQVNDVEPAERDIAMVFQNYALYPHMTVRQNLAYGLKNRKTPPAEIERRIAAAAKTLEIEPYLDRKPRQLSGGQRQRVAMGRAIVRQPAAFLFDEPLSNLDAKLRGQMRIEIKRLQRALGTTSVYVTHDQMEAMTLADRLVVVSAGRIEQVGTPLELYERPATTFVATFIGSPSMNLLNGKDASAGWSLAPQVARSDDDFTLGVRPEDLSPISAGAPAPAFEATVRIDGIELVGAESLLHGRLDNGSDLIFRVSGRARNAIGDQVKVGASADALHMFDANGQRCG, from the coding sequence ATGGCTGAGATTACGCTGAAAGACGTCCGCAAGAGCTACGGTCCGGTGGACGCGATCAAGGGCGTTTCGCTCGACATCTTGGACGGTGAGTTCGTCGTTCTGGTTGGCCCGTCCGGCTGTGGCAAGTCCACGCTTCTGCGCATGATTGCCGGCCTCGAGAGCATCACCGGCGGGGATATCTTGATCGGCGGGCGCCAGGTCAACGATGTCGAGCCGGCAGAGCGCGACATTGCGATGGTATTCCAGAACTACGCGCTCTATCCGCACATGACGGTGCGGCAGAACCTCGCCTACGGCCTCAAGAACCGGAAAACACCGCCAGCCGAGATCGAGCGGCGCATCGCCGCTGCGGCTAAGACGCTTGAGATCGAGCCCTATCTCGACCGCAAGCCGCGGCAGCTATCGGGCGGCCAGCGCCAGCGCGTTGCCATGGGGCGGGCGATCGTTCGCCAACCCGCCGCCTTCCTCTTCGATGAACCTCTCTCGAACCTCGACGCCAAGTTGCGTGGCCAGATGCGTATCGAGATCAAGCGGCTCCAGCGCGCCCTTGGTACGACGAGCGTCTATGTCACGCATGACCAGATGGAAGCGATGACGCTTGCCGATCGGCTTGTCGTCGTCAGCGCCGGCCGCATCGAACAGGTCGGCACGCCTCTGGAACTGTACGAAAGACCCGCAACCACCTTCGTTGCCACCTTCATCGGCTCTCCCTCGATGAACCTGCTGAACGGCAAGGACGCCTCGGCGGGATGGTCGCTCGCCCCGCAAGTGGCTCGTTCCGATGACGACTTTACGCTCGGCGTCCGTCCCGAAGATCTTTCGCCGATCTCGGCTGGGGCCCCGGCTCCTGCATTCGAGGCGACGGTCCGCATCGATGGTATCGAGTTGGTGGGTGCGGAAAGCCTGCTGCACGGCAGGCTCGACAACGGCAGCGATCTGATATTTCGCGTTTCCGGCCGGGCCCGCAATGCGATCGGCGACCAGGTGAAAGTTGGGGCAAGCGCCGATGCTTTGCACATGTTCGATGCGAACGGCCAGCGGTGCGGCTGA
- the ugpE gene encoding sn-glycerol-3-phosphate ABC transporter permease UgpE: MIENRPISTLISHLVLVIGIIIVALPIYYTFVASTHTSIEIVRPPMSLAVGDHVVENYREAVGGGVERVVGVSLERLLFNSTVVAIAIAVGKIVISFLSAFAIVFFRFPLKMLFFWMIFITLMLPVEVRILPTYKVIVDLGLIDTYAGLTLPLMASATATFLFRQFFLTIPGELVEAARIDNAGPFRFMRDILLPLSATNIAALFVILFIYGWTQYLWPLLVTNDAKMNTIIIGLRRMIDFTDASTPWNYVMVTAILAIIPPILVVVLMQRWFVKGLVETEK; encoded by the coding sequence ATGATCGAGAACCGTCCCATATCAACCCTGATCAGCCACCTGGTGCTCGTGATCGGGATCATCATCGTCGCGCTGCCGATCTACTACACCTTCGTCGCCTCCACGCACACTTCGATCGAGATCGTGCGCCCTCCCATGTCGCTGGCGGTCGGGGATCATGTCGTCGAGAACTACCGGGAGGCGGTGGGCGGTGGCGTCGAGCGCGTAGTCGGCGTCAGTCTCGAGCGCCTCTTGTTCAATTCGACGGTGGTGGCGATCGCGATTGCCGTCGGCAAGATCGTGATTTCCTTCCTCTCCGCCTTCGCGATTGTCTTTTTCCGCTTCCCGCTGAAGATGCTGTTCTTCTGGATGATATTCATCACCCTGATGCTGCCGGTCGAGGTTCGCATCTTGCCGACCTACAAGGTGATCGTCGACCTCGGTCTGATCGACACCTATGCCGGACTGACGCTGCCGCTGATGGCTTCGGCAACGGCGACGTTCCTTTTTCGCCAATTCTTCCTGACGATACCGGGCGAACTGGTGGAAGCGGCGCGCATCGACAATGCCGGTCCGTTCCGCTTCATGCGGGATATCCTGCTGCCGCTGTCGGCAACGAACATCGCGGCACTCTTCGTCATTCTGTTCATCTACGGCTGGACCCAGTATCTTTGGCCGCTGCTCGTCACCAACGACGCAAAGATGAATACGATCATCATCGGGCTCAGGCGAATGATCGATTTCACCGACGCTTCTACGCCTTGGAACTATGTCATGGTGACCGCAATCCTTGCGATCATTCCCCCTATTCTCGTCGTGGTGCTGATGCAGCGCTGGTTCGTCAAAGGCCTTGTGGAGACAGAAAAGTAA
- the ugpA gene encoding sn-glycerol-3-phosphate ABC transporter permease UgpA — protein MQSVVFPNKVLPYLLLAPQIVLTVIFFFWPASQALYQSVLREDPFGLKSGFVGLANFRAILANPDYLHSLKVTVVFSLATALLSMALALLLATAADRVVRGRNVYRTLLIWPYAVAPAVAGMLWLFMFNPAMGTFSYILRRNGFAWDPLLNGNQAMLLVIVAAAWKQISYNFLFFVAGLQAIPKSLIEAAAIDGARGTKRFWTIVFPLLAPTTFFLLVVNTVYAFFDTFGIIHAVTGGGPAKATETLVYKVYNDGFVNLDLGSSAAQSVILMIIVIALTAFQFRFVEKRVHYS, from the coding sequence ATGCAGTCCGTCGTGTTTCCAAACAAGGTGCTGCCGTATCTTCTGCTGGCGCCTCAGATCGTCCTGACGGTCATCTTCTTCTTTTGGCCCGCCAGCCAGGCGCTCTACCAATCGGTCTTGCGCGAAGATCCGTTTGGCCTGAAATCCGGCTTTGTCGGCCTTGCCAATTTCCGGGCGATCCTCGCCAATCCGGACTATCTGCATTCGCTGAAGGTCACCGTGGTCTTCAGTCTCGCAACAGCGCTGTTGTCGATGGCTCTCGCGCTGCTGCTGGCGACGGCCGCCGATCGTGTGGTGCGCGGGCGCAACGTCTATCGCACGCTTCTGATCTGGCCCTATGCGGTCGCGCCGGCCGTAGCCGGCATGCTGTGGCTGTTCATGTTCAATCCGGCGATGGGGACCTTTTCCTACATTCTGCGTCGGAACGGCTTTGCGTGGGATCCGCTGCTCAACGGCAACCAGGCGATGTTGCTGGTTATCGTCGCCGCGGCCTGGAAGCAGATCAGCTACAACTTCCTCTTCTTCGTTGCCGGCCTGCAGGCAATCCCGAAATCGTTGATCGAAGCGGCGGCAATCGACGGTGCTCGCGGAACCAAACGGTTCTGGACGATCGTCTTCCCGTTGCTCGCGCCGACGACGTTCTTTCTCCTCGTCGTCAACACCGTCTACGCGTTCTTCGACACCTTCGGCATCATTCACGCGGTCACCGGTGGTGGTCCGGCCAAGGCGACCGAGACGCTTGTCTACAAGGTTTACAATGACGGTTTCGTCAATCTTGACCTCGGCAGTTCAGCGGCCCAATCCGTGATCCTGATGATCATCGTGATCGCGCTGACTGCCTTCCAGTTCCGCTTCGTCGAGAAGCGGGTCCACTATTCGTGA
- the ugpB gene encoding sn-glycerol-3-phosphate ABC transporter substrate-binding protein UgpB — translation MRVLKWTLAATSALSIFAASSAFAATELAWWHAMTGANNETVERLAKEFNESQSEYKVVPVFKGTYAETLNAGIAAFRSKQAPAILQVFDAGSGVMLGAEGAVVPVVDVLQKGGYEFNKDQYLPGIVAYYSKSDGTMLSFPFNSSSPILYYNKDAFTKAGIDAAKPPATWPEVFEAAKKIKASGAANCGFTSTWLTWIQTENFAAWNNVPYGTNENGLAGLEVELKIDAPLFVEHFQSIADLAKDGTFRYGGRTSEAKQLFMSGECAILTESSGGLGDIVKSGVNYGVGELPYYEGHGPQNTIPGGASLWVFAGKSDAEYKGVAEFFHFLSKTETQAQLHQVSGYLPVTLAAYEETKKSGFYEKNPGRETPIKQMMGKAPTENSKGVRLVNLPQVRDILNEEFEAMLAGQKDAKTALSEGVVKANAAIKTAIGN, via the coding sequence ATGAGAGTTTTGAAATGGACCCTTGCGGCCACATCTGCGCTTTCGATCTTTGCCGCCTCGAGCGCCTTCGCGGCGACAGAACTCGCCTGGTGGCATGCAATGACGGGCGCCAACAACGAAACCGTTGAACGGCTTGCCAAGGAGTTCAACGAAAGCCAGTCGGAATACAAGGTCGTCCCCGTCTTCAAGGGAACCTATGCTGAAACGCTGAATGCCGGCATCGCGGCATTCCGTTCGAAGCAGGCTCCGGCCATCCTGCAGGTATTTGATGCCGGCAGCGGCGTGATGCTGGGCGCCGAAGGCGCCGTGGTGCCGGTGGTGGACGTGCTTCAGAAGGGTGGCTACGAGTTCAACAAGGATCAATACCTGCCGGGTATCGTCGCCTACTACTCCAAGTCGGACGGCACCATGCTGTCCTTCCCCTTCAATTCGTCTTCCCCGATCCTCTATTACAACAAGGACGCCTTCACCAAGGCCGGCATCGATGCGGCCAAGCCGCCGGCCACATGGCCTGAGGTCTTCGAAGCGGCGAAGAAGATCAAGGCAAGCGGGGCGGCCAATTGTGGCTTCACCTCGACCTGGCTGACCTGGATCCAGACCGAAAACTTCGCCGCCTGGAACAACGTGCCCTACGGCACGAACGAAAACGGCCTTGCCGGCCTCGAAGTCGAACTGAAGATCGACGCCCCGCTCTTCGTCGAGCACTTCCAGTCGATTGCCGACCTCGCCAAGGACGGCACCTTCCGCTACGGCGGCCGTACCTCGGAAGCAAAGCAACTCTTCATGTCGGGCGAGTGCGCGATCCTGACCGAGTCCTCCGGTGGTCTCGGCGACATCGTCAAGTCGGGCGTCAACTATGGCGTCGGCGAGCTTCCCTATTATGAAGGCCATGGCCCGCAGAATACGATCCCAGGCGGTGCAAGTCTCTGGGTCTTTGCCGGCAAGAGCGACGCTGAATACAAGGGCGTAGCCGAGTTCTTCCATTTCCTGTCGAAAACGGAAACCCAGGCTCAGCTTCACCAGGTCTCGGGTTACCTGCCGGTCACGCTTGCCGCCTATGAAGAAACCAAGAAGTCCGGTTTCTATGAAAAGAACCCGGGCCGCGAAACGCCGATCAAGCAGATGATGGGCAAGGCGCCGACCGAAAATTCAAAGGGCGTTCGTCTCGTCAATCTGCCGCAGGTTCGCGACATCCTGAACGAAGAGTTCGAGGCGATGCTTGCCGGCCAGAAGGACGCAAAGACGGCGCTGAGCGAAGGTGTGGTAAAGGCAAACGCAGCGATCAAGACTGCAATCGGGAACTGA
- the tdh gene encoding L-threonine 3-dehydrogenase, translating to MTNMMKALVKSKAEVGLWMERVPVPEIGPNDVLIKVKKSAICGTDVHIWNWDQWAQKTIPVPMVVGHEFMGEIAEVGSAVTKYHVGERVSGEGHIVCGKCRNCRAGRGHLCRNTLGVGVNRPGSFGEFVCLPEYNVVPIPDDVPDEVAAIFDPFGNAVHTALSFDLVGEDVLVTGAGPIGIMGALVAKRSGARKVVITDINPTRLALAKSVGIDYVVDASKENLADVMKAIGMTEGFDVGLEMSGAAPAFRDMIDKMNNGGKIAILGIAPAGFEIDWNKVIFKMLNLKGIYGREMFETWYKMIAFVQGGLDLAPVITHRITIDEFRDGFEAMRSGNSGKVVMDW from the coding sequence ATGACGAACATGATGAAGGCGCTGGTCAAGTCGAAGGCCGAAGTGGGCTTGTGGATGGAGCGTGTGCCGGTGCCGGAGATCGGCCCGAACGACGTGCTGATCAAGGTGAAGAAGTCGGCGATCTGCGGCACCGACGTGCACATCTGGAACTGGGACCAGTGGGCGCAGAAGACCATTCCGGTGCCGATGGTCGTCGGCCACGAGTTCATGGGCGAGATCGCCGAGGTCGGCTCGGCCGTCACCAAGTACCATGTCGGCGAGCGGGTCTCGGGCGAGGGCCATATCGTCTGCGGCAAGTGCCGCAACTGCCGCGCCGGCCGCGGGCATCTGTGCCGCAACACGCTCGGCGTCGGCGTCAACCGGCCGGGCTCGTTCGGCGAGTTCGTCTGCCTGCCGGAATACAACGTCGTGCCGATCCCCGACGACGTGCCCGATGAAGTGGCGGCGATCTTCGATCCGTTCGGCAATGCCGTGCACACAGCGCTCTCCTTCGATCTCGTCGGCGAGGACGTGCTTGTCACCGGCGCCGGTCCGATCGGCATCATGGGGGCGCTCGTTGCCAAGCGCTCGGGCGCCCGCAAGGTGGTGATCACCGACATTAACCCGACGCGCCTGGCGCTCGCCAAGAGCGTCGGCATCGATTACGTCGTCGACGCGTCGAAGGAGAACCTTGCCGACGTGATGAAGGCGATCGGCATGACCGAGGGTTTTGACGTCGGGCTGGAAATGTCGGGGGCGGCTCCCGCCTTCCGCGACATGATCGACAAGATGAACAATGGCGGCAAGATCGCCATCCTCGGCATTGCACCGGCCGGCTTCGAGATCGACTGGAACAAGGTGATCTTCAAGATGCTCAACCTCAAGGGCATCTACGGCCGCGAGATGTTCGAGACCTGGTACAAGATGATCGCCTTCGTGCAGGGCGGTCTCGACCTTGCCCCGGTCATCACCCACCGCATCACGATCGACGAGTTCCGCGACGGCTTCGAGGCGATGCGCTCGGGCAATTCCGGCAAGGTCGTGATGGACTGGTAA